One genomic region from Leptospiraceae bacterium encodes:
- a CDS encoding L-histidine N(alpha)-methyltransferase: MKISKIIHENQSSPKAEIEQFAIDVLTGLCSIPKQLSAKYFYDDTGSEIFQKITQHEDYYLTKTEFRILNEIKYTLPQIIGEDEIDIIELGAGDGHKTQIILEGFLERNYKVNYYPIDISEKAMTMLETNINSHKNLKVHGIVAEYFDGLRYLRSKSLNKQLVLFLGSNIGNFNRAQNQGFLRRLWNSLNALDYVLIGFDLKKNISILTRAYNDSAGYTREFNLNLLRRINRDLGGDFDLNKFQHFGIYNPILGSMESYLLAIEEHDIYIKELEHSFHFDAFEPIHLEYSFKFLKSDIEFMSKHTGFKVIQHFSDTQEFFIDSLWKVTKENRK, encoded by the coding sequence ATGAAAATTTCAAAAATAATACATGAGAATCAATCTTCCCCAAAAGCAGAAATAGAACAATTTGCGATTGATGTTTTAACCGGGTTATGCTCGATTCCAAAACAGTTATCGGCTAAGTATTTTTATGATGATACGGGAAGTGAAATCTTTCAAAAAATTACTCAACACGAAGACTACTATCTGACGAAAACGGAATTTAGGATCCTTAATGAAATTAAATATACACTTCCCCAAATCATTGGAGAAGATGAAATTGACATCATTGAGCTTGGTGCAGGAGATGGACATAAAACTCAAATCATTCTTGAAGGCTTTCTTGAACGAAATTATAAAGTTAATTACTATCCCATTGACATTTCTGAAAAAGCTATGACTATGCTGGAAACCAACATCAATTCTCATAAGAATCTAAAAGTTCATGGAATTGTAGCAGAATACTTTGATGGATTACGATATCTCAGAAGTAAATCCTTAAATAAACAACTGGTTTTATTTCTCGGCTCTAATATTGGAAACTTTAATCGTGCACAAAATCAAGGTTTTTTACGACGTCTCTGGAATAGCCTGAATGCTCTTGATTATGTGCTAATCGGTTTTGATTTGAAAAAGAATATTAGCATATTAACCCGTGCATATAATGATTCTGCGGGATATACCAGGGAGTTCAATTTAAACCTTTTAAGAAGAATTAACCGGGATTTAGGCGGAGATTTTGACTTAAATAAATTTCAGCATTTCGGTATTTATAATCCGATCCTGGGTTCAATGGAGAGTTACTTACTTGCAATTGAAGAGCATGATATTTATATCAAAGAACTTGAACATTCCTTCCATTTCGATGCTTTTGAACCCATTCATTTAGAGTATTCTTTTAAATTTTTGAAAAGTGATATTGAATTTATGAGTAAGCACACTGGATTCAAGGTGATTCAACATTTTTCAGATACCCAAGAATTCTTCATTGATTCTTTATGGAAAGTCACCAAGGAAAACAGGAAATAA
- a CDS encoding thiamine pyrophosphate-binding protein → MKKTGAWLVTYALEQLPVRFTFGIPGVHNTELYDELGKSNKLKPILVTHEGGAAFMADAISRTSKDIGVLVTVPAAGITHAMSGIGEAFLDGIPLLIFSGGIRRDTSNRYQLHELDQEKLLAGLTKKTYVIKRHSEIIPTIFEAYRLAISGEPGPVFIEVPVNIQLFEGETARPDSYIVPTCRNPQIEKSLVEEAARLLLNSKNPGIFLGWGARKAKDDSIEIAELLHSPVSTTLQGLSSFPGEHPLHTGMGFSRASVPASENAFKNCDCLLAVATRFSEIPTGSFGARVPENLIHIDINPEVFNKNYTGKINIEGDAKEVLSLLLEELKKISIKKEGRLIRERIARDKKDYLQEWKEHRTDRVNPALFFEALRSGLEKDAITVVDDGNHTFLFAELFQNLKEGQYISPTDFNCMGYCVPATIGAKLVNPDKQVIGVVGDGAFLMTCMEIITASRNNLGVCYFVFSDGELSQISQGQEIPYNRKTCTILGDVKLSGIAEATGAEYISITSNSEIADKINSALKVAKENKPVIVNVDIDYSKRTRFTSGVVKTVLGKFPVEDKLRFVGRAFKRKFTG, encoded by the coding sequence ATGAAAAAAACAGGAGCCTGGCTTGTCACCTATGCACTCGAACAATTACCTGTCCGTTTTACTTTCGGTATTCCGGGGGTTCATAATACGGAACTATACGATGAATTAGGAAAATCGAATAAATTAAAACCTATCCTGGTTACACACGAGGGAGGTGCTGCTTTTATGGCCGATGCCATTAGCCGGACATCAAAAGACATAGGGGTACTTGTAACCGTTCCGGCAGCCGGAATCACCCACGCCATGAGCGGAATAGGAGAAGCGTTTTTAGATGGGATTCCCCTGCTCATCTTCTCAGGAGGAATTCGTAGAGATACTTCCAATCGTTATCAACTTCATGAGCTGGATCAGGAAAAACTCCTTGCGGGTCTTACCAAGAAAACCTATGTTATAAAAAGACACAGTGAAATTATTCCTACTATCTTTGAAGCTTATCGCCTGGCTATATCCGGAGAACCCGGCCCCGTTTTTATTGAGGTTCCTGTAAACATACAACTTTTCGAAGGAGAAACAGCAAGACCGGATAGTTACATAGTTCCTACTTGCCGGAATCCTCAGATAGAGAAGAGTCTTGTTGAAGAAGCCGCAAGATTATTATTAAACTCAAAAAATCCGGGTATCTTTCTCGGTTGGGGGGCAAGAAAAGCCAAGGACGATTCAATAGAAATCGCTGAACTTTTGCACTCTCCCGTATCAACCACTTTGCAGGGTTTGAGTTCTTTTCCTGGGGAACACCCCCTGCACACAGGCATGGGTTTTAGCCGGGCTTCTGTTCCTGCTTCCGAGAATGCATTTAAAAATTGCGACTGTCTCTTAGCTGTAGCAACCCGTTTTTCTGAAATTCCCACAGGAAGTTTTGGTGCGAGAGTTCCTGAAAACTTAATCCACATCGACATTAACCCGGAAGTTTTTAATAAGAACTATACGGGTAAGATTAATATAGAAGGAGATGCAAAAGAAGTTCTCTCCTTACTTTTAGAAGAACTAAAAAAAATCAGTATAAAAAAAGAAGGACGTCTTATACGGGAGCGAATTGCTCGTGATAAAAAGGACTATCTACAGGAATGGAAGGAACACAGAACAGATAGGGTAAATCCGGCCCTCTTTTTTGAAGCCCTGCGTTCCGGTCTGGAAAAGGACGCTATAACGGTCGTTGACGATGGTAATCACACATTTCTCTTCGCTGAATTATTTCAAAATTTGAAAGAAGGGCAGTATATTAGCCCGACTGACTTTAACTGTATGGGCTATTGTGTTCCGGCGACAATTGGTGCTAAACTCGTCAATCCGGATAAGCAGGTAATAGGAGTTGTGGGGGATGGAGCCTTTCTCATGACCTGTATGGAAATTATTACTGCCAGCCGAAATAACTTGGGAGTCTGTTATTTTGTTTTCAGTGATGGAGAACTCTCCCAGATTTCTCAGGGTCAGGAAATCCCTTACAATCGAAAAACCTGTACCATTTTAGGAGACGTGAAATTATCCGGTATTGCTGAAGCTACAGGGGCTGAGTATATAAGTATTACTTCAAATTCTGAAATTGCAGATAAGATTAACTCGGCTTTGAAGGTCGCAAAAGAAAATAAACCTGTCATAGTCAATGTAGACATAGACTATAGCAAAAGAACTCGTTTTACGAGCGGAGTAGTAAAAACCGTTCTGGGTAAATTTCCGGTAGAGGACAAACTTCGTTTTGTAGGAAGAGCTTTTAAGCGAAAATTTACGGGTTAA
- a CDS encoding phytanoyl-CoA dioxygenase family protein has product MYSLKHLHSIDAEKLKDLVFAGEILCIKPCAESKAFVRYAYNHLRKTFVPYSPRKAEFSLSDASHFQLSQKLKEDFSNSKDSWFYIQNILSVLNFQLGDLFFDIPRLRILSTKAHYIPEAEPAFYLHRDSWYANPKAQLNFWIPLHDMKYETSSFSFFPEYFQKSIQNQSSEFQYSSWKKSGGFQAISQEGRIYPGFLEAPEGSFELKISCSKGSILVFSSSHLHGTRPNHSLKTRLSLDFRVVSKSDFESKKGAPDPDNESKGTALLDYRNAVSFQKFFLV; this is encoded by the coding sequence ATGTACAGCCTAAAACACCTTCATTCTATAGATGCAGAGAAACTCAAAGACCTTGTGTTTGCCGGGGAAATTTTATGTATAAAACCCTGTGCAGAAAGTAAAGCCTTTGTTCGCTATGCCTACAATCACTTAAGAAAAACTTTCGTTCCTTATTCTCCCCGAAAGGCTGAGTTTTCCTTATCCGATGCTTCTCATTTTCAATTGTCACAAAAATTAAAAGAGGATTTTTCCAACTCAAAAGATTCCTGGTTTTATATACAAAACATTCTTTCCGTCTTAAATTTTCAGCTTGGAGACCTATTTTTTGACATACCCAGGCTGCGAATTCTCAGCACAAAGGCCCATTATATTCCCGAAGCAGAGCCTGCTTTTTATCTGCACCGGGATAGCTGGTATGCCAACCCAAAAGCTCAGTTGAATTTCTGGATTCCCCTTCATGATATGAAATATGAGACGTCTTCCTTTTCTTTTTTTCCGGAGTATTTCCAAAAAAGTATTCAAAATCAATCCTCAGAATTTCAATATTCCTCCTGGAAGAAGAGCGGAGGTTTTCAGGCCATTTCTCAGGAAGGGAGGATTTATCCCGGTTTTTTGGAAGCACCGGAAGGCTCGTTTGAACTCAAGATATCCTGTTCCAAAGGCTCAATTCTCGTGTTCTCCTCCTCGCATTTGCACGGAACGAGACCGAATCATTCTTTGAAGACCCGTCTGAGTCTTGATTTTCGCGTGGTAAGTAAATCGGACTTCGAGTCTAAAAAGGGAGCTCCGGATCCGGATAATGAATCGAAGGGAACTGCTCTTCTGGATTATCGCAACGCTGTTAGCTTTCAGAAATTTTTTCTCGTATAA
- a CDS encoding FAD-binding dehydrogenase → MKSEKNIYKADVIIAGGGFAGISAAIELLDAGKKVILLDRDKEENFGGLAKKSFGGILFVDTPLQRRLGIKDSPELALSDWKSFADFSDNDDLPLSWAKLYVDKSREIIYDWLTAKKVEFLPLVNWPERGLFRPGNSVPRWHITWGTGHSLIEQVLLYLKTHPKRDNLQVFFNHRVERLLISNNAVTGCAGRMEGSEEEFEANSENVILASGGICGGDLSMVKTHWYKDWGKAPETLLNGSHIFADGLLHKEAEAKGARLTHLDKQWHYAAGIHHPEAQKENDGLSLVPPRSALWMDAEGRRFGPLPLMGYTDTRYVVEQISKSKAQYSWQVLNYKIAIKELAVSGSDYMTAFRYKKKLKLLNDVLFGNKELIKRLSKESKDIILAHSLDELIQKMNEKSINGFQIDAKGFKEDIHMYDAQIDRGEAYFNEEQLRRIANFRTYRGDKIRTCKFQKIDDKKAYPLIAIREFILSRKSLGGIQTDLQSRVLNREGNPIPGLYAIGETAGFGGGGIHGKGSLEGTFLGSCVLTGRIASRSITGKII, encoded by the coding sequence ATGAAGAGCGAAAAAAATATATATAAAGCGGATGTTATTATTGCAGGGGGAGGCTTTGCCGGTATCAGTGCTGCCATAGAACTTTTGGATGCAGGCAAAAAGGTTATTTTACTCGACAGGGATAAAGAAGAAAATTTTGGCGGGCTGGCTAAGAAATCTTTTGGTGGTATTTTGTTTGTCGACACCCCCCTGCAAAGAAGACTCGGCATAAAGGATAGCCCGGAACTTGCCCTATCTGACTGGAAAAGCTTTGCAGACTTTTCAGATAATGACGACTTGCCTCTCAGCTGGGCCAAGCTCTATGTTGATAAATCCAGGGAAATTATCTATGACTGGCTAACAGCTAAAAAAGTAGAATTTCTTCCTCTCGTCAACTGGCCGGAAAGAGGCTTATTCAGGCCGGGTAATTCGGTTCCCCGCTGGCACATTACCTGGGGTACGGGGCATAGTCTCATCGAACAGGTTCTTTTGTATCTAAAAACACATCCGAAACGAGATAACTTACAGGTTTTTTTTAATCACAGGGTAGAAAGACTGCTTATCAGCAATAATGCAGTTACAGGTTGTGCCGGTAGAATGGAAGGTTCTGAAGAAGAATTTGAGGCAAACTCAGAGAATGTAATCCTCGCTTCCGGTGGAATCTGTGGTGGAGACCTTTCTATGGTGAAAACCCACTGGTATAAAGACTGGGGAAAAGCACCGGAAACGTTATTAAACGGTTCTCATATATTCGCAGATGGTTTATTACATAAAGAAGCAGAAGCTAAGGGAGCAAGGCTTACCCATCTGGATAAGCAATGGCATTATGCTGCCGGAATTCATCATCCGGAAGCACAAAAAGAAAATGATGGCTTAAGTCTCGTTCCTCCCCGCTCGGCTCTCTGGATGGATGCAGAAGGCAGGCGCTTCGGTCCGCTACCTCTTATGGGCTATACAGACACCCGCTATGTAGTCGAACAAATTTCCAAATCAAAGGCCCAGTATTCCTGGCAGGTACTGAATTATAAAATTGCTATTAAAGAATTGGCCGTTTCCGGTTCGGATTACATGACGGCTTTTAGATATAAGAAGAAGCTAAAGCTTTTAAATGATGTCTTATTTGGTAATAAAGAACTAATTAAGCGCCTCTCTAAGGAAAGTAAAGATATTATCTTAGCTCATTCTTTAGATGAGTTGATTCAAAAGATGAATGAAAAAAGCATAAACGGGTTTCAGATTGATGCAAAAGGTTTCAAAGAAGATATACACATGTATGATGCTCAGATCGATAGAGGAGAAGCCTATTTCAATGAGGAACAATTGAGACGTATTGCAAATTTTAGAACTTACAGGGGAGATAAAATTCGTACCTGTAAATTTCAGAAGATAGACGACAAAAAAGCTTATCCCCTTATTGCTATTCGGGAGTTTATCTTAAGTAGAAAGAGTCTCGGGGGAATTCAGACTGACCTGCAAAGCCGGGTATTAAACCGGGAGGGAAACCCGATTCCGGGTCTTTATGCAATAGGAGAAACCGCCGGTTTCGGTGGTGGAGGAATACACGGAAAAGGATCTTTGGAAGGAACCTTTCTCGGAAGCTGCGTTTTAACCGGTCGAATTGCCTCTCGTAGTATTACAGGAAAAATAATTTAA
- a CDS encoding HDOD domain-containing protein → MSNIPLGLETTKMTPYKAMVVDDSPLIRMSLTRMLTSEKFSVIAEMENGLEVIKKLKYSVEKPDLIFMDIDMPVKDGLETIKEVRPEYPNIKIVVVTMHNHEKLINELIKLKVEAFILKPFDRNQVVQKLAKVLGRQDLLDKVATGYTNTATLNLNEMKIPALPHVVMKVMTFDTSNPTGGSQELEQIISPDKSITTTLLRVANSAFYGRSGGVKTVKDAITLIGVKTVKNLVILQSVKNTQKLAPGEVFSKYLKELPILTALIAFDIATPFGLKTIRDEAFLSALLYKIGMTILAINFKDRYAKVINASEKQLKELILIEKNEFKISSVELGLKVFKAWNMPETMKSVIEKQGFSPHEIGEVTDLNRLTRVSEALAKKMIGIYLNPVEEKIVSEVIKHYGEEEETISEIFGEDYYEMIQDHPFFEITMKV, encoded by the coding sequence ATGAGTAATATCCCACTTGGACTGGAAACAACAAAAATGACGCCTTATAAGGCAATGGTCGTTGATGACTCCCCTCTCATTCGCATGTCTTTAACCCGTATGTTAACCTCTGAAAAATTTTCGGTGATTGCCGAGATGGAGAACGGACTCGAAGTCATTAAAAAACTTAAATATTCTGTAGAGAAACCGGATCTCATCTTCATGGATATTGATATGCCGGTAAAAGATGGGCTGGAAACTATTAAGGAAGTCCGACCCGAATACCCCAATATCAAAATCGTAGTGGTTACCATGCACAACCACGAAAAGCTTATCAATGAACTCATAAAACTCAAAGTAGAAGCCTTTATTTTAAAACCTTTTGATAGAAACCAGGTCGTTCAGAAACTGGCAAAGGTTCTGGGTCGTCAGGATTTGCTGGATAAGGTGGCTACCGGTTATACGAATACGGCCACTCTGAACCTTAATGAAATGAAAATTCCGGCTCTTCCCCATGTGGTAATGAAGGTTATGACTTTTGATACCAGTAACCCTACCGGGGGAAGCCAGGAATTAGAACAAATTATCAGTCCGGATAAATCGATTACAACAACTCTGTTAAGGGTAGCGAATTCGGCTTTCTACGGTCGTTCCGGTGGAGTTAAAACGGTCAAAGATGCGATAACCCTTATTGGTGTAAAAACGGTGAAAAACCTTGTGATCCTACAATCGGTGAAAAATACGCAGAAGCTTGCACCGGGAGAGGTTTTTTCTAAATATTTAAAAGAACTTCCTATCCTGACTGCCCTGATAGCTTTTGATATCGCCACCCCCTTTGGCCTGAAAACCATTCGGGATGAGGCTTTTTTAAGTGCTCTCTTATATAAAATCGGGATGACCATACTCGCGATAAACTTTAAAGACCGATACGCGAAGGTAATTAATGCATCCGAAAAGCAACTGAAGGAACTCATCCTGATAGAAAAGAACGAGTTTAAGATTAGCTCGGTAGAGCTGGGTTTGAAGGTTTTCAAAGCCTGGAATATGCCGGAAACCATGAAATCGGTGATTGAGAAACAGGGTTTTTCTCCTCATGAAATTGGAGAAGTAACCGATCTGAATCGCCTCACCCGCGTTTCCGAAGCCCTGGCCAAAAAGATGATAGGAATCTATCTAAACCCCGTAGAAGAAAAGATTGTTTCGGAAGTAATCAAGCACTATGGCGAAGAGGAAGAAACAATTTCAGAGATTTTCGGAGAAGACTACTACGAAATGATACAGGATCACCCATTCTTTGAAATTACCATGAAAGTTTAA
- a CDS encoding endonuclease/exonuclease/phosphatase family protein yields MLALSKNTSTDNVIRLGKSSSSSFVPGKEYRVIVWNIFKSKKRNWSSDFKQLKERYDLFLLQEVKLNHRKAILEAYNREMQWTFGESFHFRPAGNSYGILIGSDISDISSINLHGPVKEPFLLTPKSSLFSYYRIMESTKPFLIVNTHLINFRLNRSFQKQIDQIFHLIQQHKGPVVLAGDFNTWNPKRKQILVANCLESQLNEVNFANDKRRLVLDYIFTRELEVKEQEVLFDIRSSDHYPLCFSFRIRE; encoded by the coding sequence ATGTTGGCGCTTTCAAAAAATACTTCGACTGACAATGTGATTCGCTTGGGGAAGTCTTCTTCTTCCTCATTTGTTCCGGGAAAGGAATACCGGGTAATCGTCTGGAATATATTCAAAAGCAAAAAGAGAAACTGGAGTTCTGATTTTAAGCAATTGAAAGAGCGATACGATCTTTTCCTATTGCAGGAAGTTAAACTGAATCATCGCAAAGCCATTCTCGAAGCCTATAACAGGGAAATGCAATGGACTTTCGGAGAGAGTTTTCATTTCCGCCCTGCCGGCAATTCCTACGGAATCCTGATTGGTTCCGATATTAGCGATATTTCTTCCATTAACCTGCACGGTCCTGTTAAAGAGCCTTTTTTATTGACTCCCAAATCTTCTCTCTTTTCTTATTACCGGATTATGGAATCGACCAAGCCCTTCCTGATAGTAAATACTCATCTGATTAATTTTCGCTTAAACCGATCATTCCAGAAGCAAATAGACCAGATTTTTCATCTGATACAACAGCATAAAGGGCCTGTAGTTTTAGCCGGAGATTTTAATACCTGGAATCCGAAGCGAAAACAAATTCTTGTTGCTAATTGTCTTGAGTCTCAATTAAATGAGGTGAATTTTGCCAATGATAAAAGACGGCTTGTCCTGGATTATATTTTTACAAGAGAACTCGAAGTCAAAGAACAGGAAGTGTTGTTTGATATTCGAAGTTCAGATCATTATCCTCTCTGTTTTTCCTTTCGAATCCGGGAGTAG
- a CDS encoding SDR family oxidoreductase — translation MIAITGITGKLGSLVLQELLGKESVSQVIGLARTPENAKKFAQQGVEIRPFNFDDPHGLSQSLSGIRTLLLVSGTDIGPRVQQHKNVIDAAIKAKVNRIVYTSIVIAGKRPEPIFQDHKLTEDYIKGKPITFTILRNNYYMDPYLVEIDIAIEKGAYRSPNGTEGAALISRKDISRACAEVLLSDKHAGKIYELTGTKKVTPQDFAAIASSLSGKEISYEKISFEDLKNDYLNRGYPKEHMPFLILLEEVIASASLSKTSQDFETITGTKPESFEKFVYRQKESKD, via the coding sequence ATGATAGCCATAACCGGAATAACAGGAAAATTAGGTAGCTTAGTTCTTCAGGAACTATTAGGAAAAGAGAGTGTAAGCCAAGTTATTGGTTTAGCACGAACTCCGGAAAACGCAAAAAAGTTTGCACAGCAGGGTGTAGAGATTCGGCCTTTTAATTTCGATGATCCCCATGGTTTATCTCAAAGCTTGTCAGGAATACGAACTTTATTATTAGTTTCCGGCACAGACATTGGACCGCGTGTACAGCAACATAAAAATGTTATTGATGCTGCTATAAAAGCTAAGGTAAATAGAATCGTTTACACGAGTATCGTTATTGCCGGAAAGAGACCTGAACCCATATTTCAGGATCATAAGCTTACAGAAGATTATATCAAGGGAAAACCTATTACATTCACTATATTAAGAAATAATTATTATATGGATCCTTACCTGGTAGAAATAGATATTGCAATAGAAAAAGGTGCTTATCGCTCTCCTAATGGAACTGAAGGAGCTGCGTTAATCAGTCGTAAAGATATATCTCGTGCTTGTGCTGAGGTTTTATTAAGCGATAAACATGCAGGAAAAATTTATGAATTAACCGGAACAAAAAAAGTTACTCCACAAGACTTTGCTGCAATCGCATCATCTTTGAGTGGTAAAGAAATCTCCTACGAGAAGATATCTTTTGAAGACCTAAAAAATGATTATCTAAATAGGGGGTACCCCAAAGAACATATGCCATTTCTAATTTTATTAGAGGAGGTTATTGCATCTGCTTCGTTGTCAAAAACTTCACAGGATTTTGAAACGATAACGGGAACTAAACCGGAAAGTTTTGAAAAATTTGTTTATAGGCAAAAGGAATCTAAAGATTAA
- a CDS encoding ergothioneine biosynthesis protein EgtB: protein MKQYQTLSGKASKTGEELLKEYLSVRQKTIHICSRLEKEDYVVQPCTEVSPPKWHLGHTTWFFEELILIKFFQSIKRFNEKFPLLFNSYYKSSGKHWLQGERGQLSRPTVEEVLDYRKATDDNISKLFLTYKNNPEIDLLLELGIHHEQQHQELLYMDIKYIFGINPLLPQYSEAPLVKAQKPVEGWKAFKEGVYEIGHHNPSFSYDNEGPRHKTYIHPFRISENTVTNGEYLEFIKDKGYSIPLLWLSEGWDWINNHNIHCPHYWFEMDDVWHEFTLHGHYPLDLNAPVSHISYFEADAFARWKGLRLPTEQETEIFLEGISEDPSLQNEILQPYSAETKVNQVWCWTRSQYSPYPGFQVCEGPIGEYNGKFMCNQFVLKGGCIATPYGHYRPSYRNFYKAQQRWMFSGIRLAKDLI from the coding sequence ATGAAACAGTATCAAACCTTATCAGGAAAAGCATCCAAAACGGGGGAAGAACTATTAAAAGAATATCTTTCAGTTCGTCAAAAAACGATTCATATATGCAGTCGGCTTGAAAAAGAAGATTATGTTGTACAACCCTGTACAGAAGTTAGTCCACCAAAATGGCATCTGGGTCATACAACATGGTTTTTTGAAGAGTTAATTCTGATAAAATTTTTTCAAAGCATAAAGAGATTTAACGAGAAATTCCCTCTCCTGTTCAATTCTTACTATAAATCATCAGGTAAACACTGGTTGCAGGGTGAACGAGGACAGTTATCAAGGCCTACCGTTGAAGAAGTCCTGGATTATAGAAAGGCTACAGATGACAATATTTCCAAATTATTTCTGACATACAAAAACAATCCGGAGATTGATTTACTACTGGAACTTGGAATTCATCACGAACAGCAGCACCAGGAATTGCTTTATATGGATATAAAATATATTTTTGGTATCAATCCTCTACTTCCTCAATACTCTGAAGCCCCATTAGTTAAAGCTCAAAAGCCCGTGGAAGGCTGGAAAGCATTTAAAGAAGGTGTTTATGAGATCGGTCATCATAATCCGAGTTTTTCTTATGATAACGAAGGACCGCGTCATAAGACCTACATTCATCCATTTCGGATTAGTGAGAACACAGTTACAAATGGAGAATATTTAGAATTTATTAAAGATAAGGGATATTCCATTCCCCTACTATGGTTAAGTGAAGGCTGGGATTGGATAAACAATCACAATATTCACTGTCCACATTATTGGTTTGAGATGGATGATGTCTGGCATGAATTTACCTTGCACGGCCATTATCCTCTTGATCTGAATGCACCGGTGAGCCATATCAGTTATTTTGAAGCAGATGCCTTTGCCAGATGGAAAGGGTTAAGACTTCCCACCGAGCAGGAAACTGAAATTTTTTTAGAAGGTATTTCAGAAGACCCATCTCTACAAAACGAAATATTACAACCTTATAGCGCTGAAACAAAAGTAAATCAAGTATGGTGCTGGACAAGAAGCCAATATTCTCCGTATCCGGGCTTTCAAGTATGCGAAGGTCCGATAGGAGAGTATAATGGAAAGTTTATGTGCAATCAGTTTGTGCTTAAAGGAGGATGTATAGCCACACCATATGGCCATTATAGACCGAGTTATCGTAACTTTTATAAAGCCCAGCAACGCTGGATGTTTTCCGGAATTCGACTGGCAAAGGACCTGATATGA
- a CDS encoding glucose-6-phosphate isomerase — MGSIKIQDRFLKGFIEKETLNTQLQAASKAREILHAGSGKGSDFLGWVNLPFQIDSSLLQDIEADVQKLKAHSEYLVVVGIGGSYLGAKAIIEANSKVFESSSKGLKVLYAGHHLDSDYHVQLLDFLKDKDFSVNVISKSGTTTEPALAFRSLLNLLQKKYGKDKIQDRVISTTDAKKGALKKLSDELGFKTYVIPDDVGGRYSVLTPVGLLPIAAAGIDIRGFVEGAKSMAKELKETHRPENNLACVYAAYRNALYQSGKKVEILVNYNPALLYVSEWWKQLYGESEGKDGKGIFPASVNFTTDLHSLGQYIQEGERFLFETVLEVGSPKEEQSIEEVAGDPDGLNYLSGKTLSYVNSRAIEGTKLAHYEGGVPIIEMSVPSLNPEVCGELVYMFEYGCGVSGYMLDVNPFDQPGVEGYKNNMFALLGKKGYEAMKAEVEGKLKKLS, encoded by the coding sequence ATGGGGAGTATAAAAATTCAGGACAGGTTTTTAAAAGGTTTTATTGAAAAAGAAACATTAAATACCCAGTTACAGGCCGCTTCCAAAGCGAGGGAAATCTTACATGCAGGTTCGGGAAAAGGCTCTGATTTCCTGGGCTGGGTAAATCTGCCTTTTCAAATTGATTCATCCCTCCTGCAAGATATAGAAGCCGATGTACAAAAGCTAAAAGCTCACTCAGAATATCTTGTAGTTGTAGGAATTGGCGGTTCCTACCTCGGAGCCAAAGCTATAATCGAAGCGAATTCCAAAGTCTTTGAATCTTCCTCTAAGGGGCTTAAAGTTCTTTATGCCGGGCATCATCTTGACTCTGATTATCACGTCCAGCTCCTGGATTTTTTAAAAGATAAGGATTTCTCGGTAAATGTCATTTCTAAATCCGGCACAACTACCGAACCCGCTCTCGCTTTCCGTTCTCTTTTAAACCTTTTACAAAAAAAATATGGAAAAGATAAAATTCAGGATAGGGTTATTTCTACTACGGATGCCAAAAAAGGAGCTTTGAAAAAGCTTTCCGATGAACTGGGTTTTAAAACATACGTAATTCCCGATGATGTGGGAGGACGTTATTCGGTTTTGACACCGGTAGGTTTATTACCCATTGCTGCTGCCGGAATCGATATACGCGGGTTTGTAGAGGGTGCGAAGTCTATGGCCAAAGAACTGAAAGAAACCCATCGCCCGGAAAATAATTTGGCCTGCGTGTATGCAGCCTACAGAAACGCTCTCTACCAATCCGGTAAGAAGGTAGAAATCCTGGTAAACTATAATCCCGCACTTCTTTACGTTTCCGAGTGGTGGAAGCAACTATACGGAGAAAGTGAAGGAAAAGATGGAAAGGGAATTTTTCCTGCCAGTGTAAACTTTACTACAGACCTGCATTCTTTGGGTCAATATATACAGGAAGGAGAGCGTTTCCTGTTTGAGACGGTTTTGGAAGTCGGAAGTCCAAAGGAAGAGCAGAGCATTGAAGAAGTTGCCGGGGACCCGGACGGACTGAATTATCTTTCCGGAAAAACTCTGTCCTATGTGAATTCTCGTGCGATAGAAGGAACCAAGCTGGCTCATTACGAAGGGGGAGTTCCTATCATTGAAATGTCTGTTCCTTCTTTGAATCCGGAAGTCTGCGGAGAACTGGTATACATGTTTGAATACGGCTGCGGAGTTTCGGGTTATATGCTCGATGTGAATCCTTTTGATCAACCGGGCGTAGAAGGCTATAAAAATAATATGTTTGCCCTTCTCGGTAAGAAAGGTTATGAAGCGATGAAGGCTGAAGTGGAAGGTAAATTAAAAAAACTTTCTTAA